A section of the Pan paniscus chromosome 7, NHGRI_mPanPan1-v2.0_pri, whole genome shotgun sequence genome encodes:
- the WDR97 gene encoding WD repeat-containing protein 97 isoform X3: MEAEVWEAEGYNLVLDSDLYDVDGYDVPDPGLLTEKNELTFTEPSQVLPFLTSSQQWQSLTPRARARRLWLLLRTSLHEVVEKEKRAELRVARLTHGLEPLRRLEVAAGLRSVAQDPVGGRFVVLDGAGRLHLHKEDGWAQETLLAPVGLTGLVTVLGPLGAVGRFVGWGPAGLAILRPNLSLLWLSEQGVGRAPGWAPTCCLPVPDLRLLLVAEMNSSLALWQFRSGGRRLVLRGSPLHPPPSPTGRLMRLAVAPVPPHHVLRCFAAYGSAVLTFDLHAWTLVDVRRDLHKTTISDLAYCEEVEAMVTASRDSTVKVWEADWQIRMVFVGHTGPVTAMTVLPNTTLVLSASQDGTLRTWDLQAAAQVGEVALGFWGQDKLSRRVGRLLAPVRPGWPVLSLCASSMQLWRVRELYSSLAQLPAKVLHVQVAPALPAPAHQSLPTRLVCACADGSVYLLSAATGRIVSSLLLEPEDCAAAVAYCLPREALWLLTRAGHLVRANAARCPMSVLHRVCPPPPPAPQPCCLHLYSHLTDLGGAFSSWEIVRQHWGELRCSSVACAWKNKNRYLPVVGHTDGTLSVLEWLSSKTVFQTEAHSPGPVVAIASTWNSIVSSGGDLTVKMWRVFPYAEESLSLLRTFSCCYPAVALCALGRRVTAGFEDPDSATYGLVQFGLGDSPRLDHRPQDDPTDHITGLCCCPTLKLYACSSLDCTVRIWTAENRLLRLLQLNGAPQALAFCSNSGDLVLALGSRLCLVSHRVYLPTSYLLKKMCQKAPDVVDDPPLPLMSQESLTSAQLQRLTNLHGAASLSEALSLIHRRRATSQHLVPKEDLDALVARDRDLQQLRLGLVVPAAQPPPSWQQRQEGFDNYLHLIYRSGLLGMQSGRESQQWSAGTLTVERETRDDLGALGQHFSQSPRVTVPIPPTHRRVHSKASQIPLLPKRWDKEPLSSLRGFFPATVQPHKHCLRPICFPGYVPNSAVLQQMWLNAEPGASQDALWLWRPRPSQAQWQRKLLQWMGEKPGEEGEEDEKEEEEEKEDEELDQALASLSPHSNQQLDSWELEDQSAVDWTQEPRRRSCKAARTHPHPWHRHGSLLLDEHYGHLPKFLHFFIYQTWFKKLFPIFSLQAYPEAGTVEGLASLLVALLEKTTWVDRVHILQVLLRLLPNMSSDLQGQLQGLLIHLLNLDQPPSLQVCPLSCPQFSSPPTGPQQPHPHRLPQDQTQKKFVILALQLLLACSLESRDVVLELMSYFLYSPVHCRPELKKLLHGLGLRDPEGFLFKEMMTWVQGPDLDSKAGLRTCCHQKLEDMIQQLQETPSQTSVVSGAPTRASVIPSGTSWSPSSIFGRLSQVSEVPLMVVSPAEPHSLAPELQAQRTLAPTRSWGTPQFRLGVLSETLKSFCLEPEARLHPAGPAQLPGEPPPLEETDWSHSQLLDLGPIDALNFFCEQLRAQQRSSLQEKAAHPHPPVPDTVAPVPDMVVPPPQEHWCHPILRLQEAKPQRSARSAMRLRGPMLSRLCAGRTLDGRIRTLKLPLPRVEPQPFPLDWPTPPRPLPPRLLQPALQRYFLPADADPDTYS; encoded by the exons ATGGAGGCAGAGGTGTGGGAGGCAGAAGGCTACAACCTAGTTCTGGACTCGGACCTGTATGATGTGGATGGCTATGATGTCCCAGACCCTGGGCTGCTCACCGAAAAGAATG AGTTGACTTTCACGGAGCCGTCGCAGGTCCTGCCCTTTTTGACCAGCAGCCAACAGTGGCAAAGCCTGACCCCGCGCGCCCGCGCCCGCCGGCTGTGGCTGCTTCTGCGCACCAGCCTCCACGAAGTCGTGGAAAAG GAGAAGAGAGCCGAGCTGCGCGTGGCGCGCCTGACGCATGGGCTGGAACCACTGCGCCGCCTGGAGGTGGCAGCTGGGCTGCGCTCGGTGGCGCAGGACCCGGTGGGTGGACGCTTCGTGGTGCTGGACGGCGCGGGCCGCCTGCACCTGCACAAGGAAGACGGCTGGGCACAGGAGACGCTGCTGGCGCCTGTCGGGCTTACGGGGCTGGTGACCGTGCTGGGCCCGCTGGGTGCCGTGGGCCGTTTTGTAGGCTGGGGCCCCGCGGGGCTGGCAATTCTGAGGCCCAACCTCAGCCTGCTGTGGCTGAGCGAGCAGGGGGTGGGCAGGGCCCCGGGTTGGGCGCCCACCTGCTGCCTGCCGGTTCCCGACCTCAGGCTGCTGCTCGTTGCGGAGATGAACAGCAGCCTGGCGCTGTGGCAGTTCCGCTCAGGTGGTCGCCGCCTGGTGCTGCGAGGGTCACCACTGCACCCGCCCCCGAGCCCAACAGGCAGGCTCATGCGTCTGGCTGTGGCGCCGGTTCCTCCCCACCACGTCCTGCGCTGCTTCGCGGCCTATGGCTCGGCCGTGCTCACTTTCGATCTGCATGCCTGGACTCTCGTAGATGTGCGCCGGGATTTGCACAAAAC CACCATCTCGGACCTGGCTTACTGCGAGGAAGTAGAGGCAATGGTGACAGCTTCCCGGGACAGCACCGTGAAGGTGTGGGAGGCTGACTGGCAGATCCGGATGGTGTTCGTGGGCCACACAG GCCCGGTGACGGCTATGACTGTGCTCCCGAACACGACCCTGGTGTTGTCAGCCTCGCAGGACGGGACGCTACGCACCTGGGACCTGCAGGCGGCCGCGCAGGTGGGCGAGGTAGCACTGGGCTTCTGGGGCCAGGACAAGCTGTCCCGGCGCGTGGGCCGTCTGCTGGCGCCGGTGCGCCCGGGCTGGCCGGTGCTGTCCCTGTGCGCGAGCAGCATGCAGCTGTGGCGCGTACGCGAGCTCTACTCGTCGTTGGCGCAACTGCCCGCCAAGGTGCTCCACGTGCAGGTGGCGCCTGCGTTGCCCGCGCCTGCGCACCAGTCGCTGCCTACGCGCCTCGTGTGCGCGTGCGCCGACGGCTCGGTCTACCTCCTGTCGGCTGCCACCGGGCGCATAGTGAGCTCACTGCTGCTGGAGCCGGAGGACTGCGCGGCAGCCGTGGCCTACTGCCTGCCGCGCGAGGCGCTGTGGCTGCTGACCAGGGCTGGGCACCTGGTCCGCGCCAACGCGGCGCGCTGCCCCATGAGCGTGCTGCACCGCGTGTGCCCGCCGCCGCCCCCTGCGCCGCAGCCTTGCTGTCTGCACCTGTACAGCCACCTCACGGATCTCGGAGGCGCCTTCTCCTCCTGGGAGATCGTGCGCCAGCACTGGGGCGAGTTGCGCTGCAGCTCTGTGGCCTGCGCCTGGAAGAACAAGAACCG GTACCTGCCAGTGGTGGGGCACACGGACGGCACGCTGTCGGTGCTGGAGTGGCTCTCGTCGAAGACTGTCTTCCAAACGGAGGCGCACAGCCCGGGCCCGGTTGTCGCCATCGCATCCACCTGGAACAGCATTGTGTCTTCGG GTGGGGACCTGACGGTGAAGATGTGGCGCGTCTTCCCCTATGCCGAGGAGAGCCTGAGCCTGCTGCGCACCTTCTCCTGCTGCTACCCGGCCGTGGCGCTCTGTGCGCTAGGCAGACGCGTCACCGCGGGCTTTGAGGACCCAGACAGCGCTACCTACGGCCTGGTGCAGTTTGGCCTGGGCGACAGTCCGCGATTAGACCACCGGCCCCAGGACGACCCCACGGACCACATCACTG GCCTGTGCTGCTGCCCCACGCTCAAACTGTATGCCTGCTCCAGCCTGGACTGCACCGTTCGCATCTGGACTGCTGAGAACCGCCTCCTGCG GCTCCTGCAGCTGAATGGTGCCCCTCAGGCCCTGGCTTTCTGCAGCAACAGTGGAGACCTGGTGCTGGCGCTGGGATCCCGCCTCTGCCTGGTGTCCCACAGGGTCTACCTGCCTACATCCTACCTACTTAAG AAGATGTGCCAGAAGGCCCCAGACGTGGTGGACGACCCTCCGCTGCCACTGATGAGCCAGGAGTCACTGACTTCCGCCCAACTGCAGAGGCTCACCAACCTCCATGGGGCAGCCAGCCTCAG CGAGGCTTTGTCTCTCATCCATCGTCGGAGGGCAACATCTCAGCACCTGGTGCCGAAGGAG GACTTGGACGCCCTAGTGGCCCGGGACCGAGACCTTCAGCAGTTGAGGCTGGGGCTAGTGGTCCcagcagcccagcccccaccctcctGGCAGCAGCGCCAGGAAGGCTTTGACAATTACCTCCATCTGATCTACCGCTCTGGCCTGCTG GGCATGCAGTCTGGAAGGGAGTCCCAGCAGTGGAGTGCCGGGACCCTCACAGTGGAGAGAGAGACCCGGGAT GACCTGGGAGCCCTGGGCCAGCACTTCTCCCAGTCTCCCCGAGTCACAGTGCCGATCCCACCCACCCACCGTAGGGTGCACAGCAAGGCATCCCAG ATCCCACTGCTGCCAAAGAGATGGGACAAGGAACCTCTCTCTAGCCTCAGGGGCTTCTTTCCTGCCACCGTGCAGCCCCACAAG CACTGCCTGAGGCCCATCTGCTTCCCCGGCTATGTGCCCAATTCCGCGGTGCTACAGCAGATGTGGCTAAATGCAGAG CCAGGGGCAAGCCAGGATGCCCTGTGGTTGTGGCGCCCCAGGCCATCCCAAGCCCAGTGGCAGAGGAAGCTGCTCCAGTGGATGGGGGagaagcctggggaggagggggaggaagacgagaaggaagaggaggaggagaaggaagacgAGGAGCTGGACCAGGCCTTGGCTTCCCTGAGCCCGCACTCCAACCAGCAGCTGGATTCCTGGGAACTGGAGGATCAG AGTGCTGTGGACTGGACCCAGGAGCCCCGGCGGCGCAGCTGCAAGGCTGCCAGGACCCACCCTCATCCCTGGCACCGTCATGGGAGTTTGCTCTTGGATGAGCATTATGGGCATCTTCCCAAGTTTCTGCATTTCTTCATCTACCAGACCTGGTTCAAAAAGCTGTTCCCCATCTTCAGCCTGCAG GCATACCCGGAGGCAGGCACGGTTGAGGGCCTGGCCTCGCTGTTGGTGGCCCTGCTGGAGAAGACCACGTGGGTCGACCGTGTGCACATCCTGCAGGTGCTACTGAGACTGCTGCCCAACATGAGCAGTGATCTCCAAGGCCAGCTGCAGGGCCTGCTCATACACTTGCTCAACCTGGACCAGCCCCCCAGCCTCCAGGTGTGCCCCTTGTCCTGCCCCCAGTTTTCCTCCCCGCCCACCGGCCCTCAGCAACCACATCCCCACCGCCTGCCTCAGGACCAGACGCAGAAGAAGTTCGTGATACTGGcgctgcagctgctcctggcctgCTCCCTGGAGTCCCGGGATGTGGTGCTGGAGCTCATGTCCTACTTCCTCTACTCTCCCGTGCACTGCCG GCCAGAGCTCAAGAAGCTGCTGCACGGGCTGGGCCTTCGGGACCCAGAGGGCTTCCTATTCAAGGAGATGATGACCTGGGTCCAGGGCCCAGACCTGGACTCCAAGGCCGGCCTGCGCACTTGCTGCCACCAGAAACTGGAGGACATGATCCAGCAGCTTCAG GAGACCCCATCGCAGACGTCAGTGGTCTCTGGGGCACCCACACGCGCCTCCGTGATACCCTCGGGCACCTCCTGGTCGCCCTCCAGCATCTTCGGGAGGCTCTCACAGGTCTCAGAGGTGCCTTTGATGGTGGTCTCACCTGCGGAGCCGCACTCTTTAGCCCCGGAGCTCCAGGCCCAGCGGACGCTGGCACCCACGCGCAGCTGGGGGACCCCTCAGTTCCGTCTCGGAGTGCTCTCCGAGACGCTGAAGAGCTTTTGCCTGGAGCCCGAGGCCCGCCTGCACCCTGCCGGGCCTGCTCAGCTGCCCGGAGAGCCGCCGCCGCTGGAGGAGACCGACTGGTCGCACTCGCAGCTGCTGGACTTGGGCCCCATCGACGCGCTCAACTTCTTCTGTGAGCAGCTGCGGGCGCAGCAGCGGAGTTCGCTCCAGGAGAAGGCTGCGCACCCACACCCGCCAGTGCCCGACACGGTGGCGCCGGTGCCCGACATGGTGGTGCCACCTCCACAGGAGCACTG GTGCCACCCCATCCTCCGGCTGCAGGAGGCCAAGCCGCAGAGGTCTGCGAGGTCCGCGATGAGACTGAGGG GCCCCATGCTGTCCCGGCTCTGTGCGGGCCGCACCCTGGACGGCCGCATCCGGACGCTGAAGCTGCCGCTGCCGCGTGTGGAGCCGCAGCCTTTCCCCCTGGACTGGCCCACGCCCCCGCGCCCGCTGCCCCCGCGGCTCCTGCAGCCGGCCCTGCAGCGCTACTTTCTGCCAGCGGACGCGGACCCTGACACCTACAGCTGA
- the WDR97 gene encoding WD repeat-containing protein 97 isoform X4, translated as MEAEVWEAEGYNLVLDSDLYDVDGYDVPDPGLLTEKNELTFTEPSQVLPFLTSSQQWQSLTPRARARRLWLLLRTSLHEVVEKEKRAELRVARLTHGLEPLRRLEVAAGLRSVAQDPVGGRFVVLDGAGRLHLHKEDGWAQETLLAPVGLTGLVTVLGPLGAVGRFVGWGPAGLAILRPNLSLLWLSEQGVGRAPGWAPTCCLPVPDLRLLLVAEMNSSLALWQFRSGGRRLVLRGSPLHPPPSPTGRLMRLAVAPVPPHHVLRCFAAYGSAVLTFDLHAWTLVDVRRDLHKTTISDLAYCEEVEAMVTASRDSTVKVWEADWQIRMVFVGHTGPVTAMTVLPNTTLVLSASQDGTLRTWDLQAAAQVGEVALGFWGQDKLSRRVGRLLAPVRPGWPVLSLCASSMQLWRVRELYSSLAQLPAKVLHVQVAPALPAPAHQSLPTRLVCACADGSVYLLSAATGRIVSSLLLEPEDCAAAVAYCLPREALWLLTRAGHLVRANAARCPMSVLHRVCPPPPPAPQPCCLHLYSHLTDLGGAFSSWEIVRQHWGELRCSSVACAWKNKNRYLPVVGHTDGTLSVLEWLSSKTVFQTEAHSPGPVVAIASTWNSIVSSGGDLTVKMWRVFPYAEESLSLLRTFSCCYPAVALCALGRRVTAGFEDPDSATYGLVQFGLGDSPRLDHRPQDDPTDHITGLCCCPTLKLYACSSLDCTVRIWTAENRLLRLLQLNGAPQALAFCSNSGDLVLALGSRLCLVSHRVYLPTSYLLKMCQKAPDVVDDPPLPLMSQESLTSAQLQRLTNLHGAASLSEALSLIHRRRATSQHLVPKEDLDALVARDRDLQQLRLGLVVPAAQPPPSWQQRQEGFDNYLHLIYRSGLLGMQSGRESQQWSAGTLTVERETRDDLGALGQHFSQSPRVTVPIPPTHRRVHSKASQIPLLPKRWDKEPLSSLRGFFPATVQPHKHCLRPICFPGYVPNSAVLQQMWLNAEVSSLGSPTQLASQRKFEPGASQDALWLWRPRPSQAQWQRKLLQWMGEKPGEEGEEDEKEEEEEKEDEELDQALASLSPHSNQQLDSWELEDQSAVDWTQEPRRRSCKAARTHPHPWHRHGSLLLDEHYGHLPKFLHFFIYQTWFKKLFPIFSLQAYPEAGTVEGLASLLVALLEKTTWVDRVHILQVLLRLLPNMSSDLQGQLQGLLIHLLNLDQPPSLQDQTQKKFVILALQLLLACSLESRDVVLELMSYFLYSPVHCRPELKKLLHGLGLRDPEGFLFKEMMTWVQGPDLDSKAGLRTCCHQKLEDMIQQLQETPSQTSVVSGAPTRASVIPSGTSWSPSSIFGRLSQVSEVPLMVVSPAEPHSLAPELQAQRTLAPTRSWGTPQFRLGVLSETLKSFCLEPEARLHPAGPAQLPGEPPPLEETDWSHSQLLDLGPIDALNFFCEQLRAQQRSSLQEKAAHPHPPVPDTVAPVPDMVVPPPQEHWCHPILRLQEAKPQRSARSAMRLRGPMLSRLCAGRTLDGRIRTLKLPLPRVEPQPFPLDWPTPPRPLPPRLLQPALQRYFLPADADPDTYS; from the exons ATGGAGGCAGAGGTGTGGGAGGCAGAAGGCTACAACCTAGTTCTGGACTCGGACCTGTATGATGTGGATGGCTATGATGTCCCAGACCCTGGGCTGCTCACCGAAAAGAATG AGTTGACTTTCACGGAGCCGTCGCAGGTCCTGCCCTTTTTGACCAGCAGCCAACAGTGGCAAAGCCTGACCCCGCGCGCCCGCGCCCGCCGGCTGTGGCTGCTTCTGCGCACCAGCCTCCACGAAGTCGTGGAAAAG GAGAAGAGAGCCGAGCTGCGCGTGGCGCGCCTGACGCATGGGCTGGAACCACTGCGCCGCCTGGAGGTGGCAGCTGGGCTGCGCTCGGTGGCGCAGGACCCGGTGGGTGGACGCTTCGTGGTGCTGGACGGCGCGGGCCGCCTGCACCTGCACAAGGAAGACGGCTGGGCACAGGAGACGCTGCTGGCGCCTGTCGGGCTTACGGGGCTGGTGACCGTGCTGGGCCCGCTGGGTGCCGTGGGCCGTTTTGTAGGCTGGGGCCCCGCGGGGCTGGCAATTCTGAGGCCCAACCTCAGCCTGCTGTGGCTGAGCGAGCAGGGGGTGGGCAGGGCCCCGGGTTGGGCGCCCACCTGCTGCCTGCCGGTTCCCGACCTCAGGCTGCTGCTCGTTGCGGAGATGAACAGCAGCCTGGCGCTGTGGCAGTTCCGCTCAGGTGGTCGCCGCCTGGTGCTGCGAGGGTCACCACTGCACCCGCCCCCGAGCCCAACAGGCAGGCTCATGCGTCTGGCTGTGGCGCCGGTTCCTCCCCACCACGTCCTGCGCTGCTTCGCGGCCTATGGCTCGGCCGTGCTCACTTTCGATCTGCATGCCTGGACTCTCGTAGATGTGCGCCGGGATTTGCACAAAAC CACCATCTCGGACCTGGCTTACTGCGAGGAAGTAGAGGCAATGGTGACAGCTTCCCGGGACAGCACCGTGAAGGTGTGGGAGGCTGACTGGCAGATCCGGATGGTGTTCGTGGGCCACACAG GCCCGGTGACGGCTATGACTGTGCTCCCGAACACGACCCTGGTGTTGTCAGCCTCGCAGGACGGGACGCTACGCACCTGGGACCTGCAGGCGGCCGCGCAGGTGGGCGAGGTAGCACTGGGCTTCTGGGGCCAGGACAAGCTGTCCCGGCGCGTGGGCCGTCTGCTGGCGCCGGTGCGCCCGGGCTGGCCGGTGCTGTCCCTGTGCGCGAGCAGCATGCAGCTGTGGCGCGTACGCGAGCTCTACTCGTCGTTGGCGCAACTGCCCGCCAAGGTGCTCCACGTGCAGGTGGCGCCTGCGTTGCCCGCGCCTGCGCACCAGTCGCTGCCTACGCGCCTCGTGTGCGCGTGCGCCGACGGCTCGGTCTACCTCCTGTCGGCTGCCACCGGGCGCATAGTGAGCTCACTGCTGCTGGAGCCGGAGGACTGCGCGGCAGCCGTGGCCTACTGCCTGCCGCGCGAGGCGCTGTGGCTGCTGACCAGGGCTGGGCACCTGGTCCGCGCCAACGCGGCGCGCTGCCCCATGAGCGTGCTGCACCGCGTGTGCCCGCCGCCGCCCCCTGCGCCGCAGCCTTGCTGTCTGCACCTGTACAGCCACCTCACGGATCTCGGAGGCGCCTTCTCCTCCTGGGAGATCGTGCGCCAGCACTGGGGCGAGTTGCGCTGCAGCTCTGTGGCCTGCGCCTGGAAGAACAAGAACCG GTACCTGCCAGTGGTGGGGCACACGGACGGCACGCTGTCGGTGCTGGAGTGGCTCTCGTCGAAGACTGTCTTCCAAACGGAGGCGCACAGCCCGGGCCCGGTTGTCGCCATCGCATCCACCTGGAACAGCATTGTGTCTTCGG GTGGGGACCTGACGGTGAAGATGTGGCGCGTCTTCCCCTATGCCGAGGAGAGCCTGAGCCTGCTGCGCACCTTCTCCTGCTGCTACCCGGCCGTGGCGCTCTGTGCGCTAGGCAGACGCGTCACCGCGGGCTTTGAGGACCCAGACAGCGCTACCTACGGCCTGGTGCAGTTTGGCCTGGGCGACAGTCCGCGATTAGACCACCGGCCCCAGGACGACCCCACGGACCACATCACTG GCCTGTGCTGCTGCCCCACGCTCAAACTGTATGCCTGCTCCAGCCTGGACTGCACCGTTCGCATCTGGACTGCTGAGAACCGCCTCCTGCG GCTCCTGCAGCTGAATGGTGCCCCTCAGGCCCTGGCTTTCTGCAGCAACAGTGGAGACCTGGTGCTGGCGCTGGGATCCCGCCTCTGCCTGGTGTCCCACAGGGTCTACCTGCCTACATCCTACCTACTTAAG ATGTGCCAGAAGGCCCCAGACGTGGTGGACGACCCTCCGCTGCCACTGATGAGCCAGGAGTCACTGACTTCCGCCCAACTGCAGAGGCTCACCAACCTCCATGGGGCAGCCAGCCTCAG CGAGGCTTTGTCTCTCATCCATCGTCGGAGGGCAACATCTCAGCACCTGGTGCCGAAGGAG GACTTGGACGCCCTAGTGGCCCGGGACCGAGACCTTCAGCAGTTGAGGCTGGGGCTAGTGGTCCcagcagcccagcccccaccctcctGGCAGCAGCGCCAGGAAGGCTTTGACAATTACCTCCATCTGATCTACCGCTCTGGCCTGCTG GGCATGCAGTCTGGAAGGGAGTCCCAGCAGTGGAGTGCCGGGACCCTCACAGTGGAGAGAGAGACCCGGGAT GACCTGGGAGCCCTGGGCCAGCACTTCTCCCAGTCTCCCCGAGTCACAGTGCCGATCCCACCCACCCACCGTAGGGTGCACAGCAAGGCATCCCAG ATCCCACTGCTGCCAAAGAGATGGGACAAGGAACCTCTCTCTAGCCTCAGGGGCTTCTTTCCTGCCACCGTGCAGCCCCACAAG CACTGCCTGAGGCCCATCTGCTTCCCCGGCTATGTGCCCAATTCCGCGGTGCTACAGCAGATGTGGCTAAATGCAGAGGTCAGCAGCCTCGGATCCCCGACTCAGCTCGCCTCCCAGAGAAAGTTCGAG CCAGGGGCAAGCCAGGATGCCCTGTGGTTGTGGCGCCCCAGGCCATCCCAAGCCCAGTGGCAGAGGAAGCTGCTCCAGTGGATGGGGGagaagcctggggaggagggggaggaagacgagaaggaagaggaggaggagaaggaagacgAGGAGCTGGACCAGGCCTTGGCTTCCCTGAGCCCGCACTCCAACCAGCAGCTGGATTCCTGGGAACTGGAGGATCAG AGTGCTGTGGACTGGACCCAGGAGCCCCGGCGGCGCAGCTGCAAGGCTGCCAGGACCCACCCTCATCCCTGGCACCGTCATGGGAGTTTGCTCTTGGATGAGCATTATGGGCATCTTCCCAAGTTTCTGCATTTCTTCATCTACCAGACCTGGTTCAAAAAGCTGTTCCCCATCTTCAGCCTGCAG GCATACCCGGAGGCAGGCACGGTTGAGGGCCTGGCCTCGCTGTTGGTGGCCCTGCTGGAGAAGACCACGTGGGTCGACCGTGTGCACATCCTGCAGGTGCTACTGAGACTGCTGCCCAACATGAGCAGTGATCTCCAAGGCCAGCTGCAGGGCCTGCTCATACACTTGCTCAACCTGGACCAGCCCCCCAGCCTCCAG GACCAGACGCAGAAGAAGTTCGTGATACTGGcgctgcagctgctcctggcctgCTCCCTGGAGTCCCGGGATGTGGTGCTGGAGCTCATGTCCTACTTCCTCTACTCTCCCGTGCACTGCCG GCCAGAGCTCAAGAAGCTGCTGCACGGGCTGGGCCTTCGGGACCCAGAGGGCTTCCTATTCAAGGAGATGATGACCTGGGTCCAGGGCCCAGACCTGGACTCCAAGGCCGGCCTGCGCACTTGCTGCCACCAGAAACTGGAGGACATGATCCAGCAGCTTCAG GAGACCCCATCGCAGACGTCAGTGGTCTCTGGGGCACCCACACGCGCCTCCGTGATACCCTCGGGCACCTCCTGGTCGCCCTCCAGCATCTTCGGGAGGCTCTCACAGGTCTCAGAGGTGCCTTTGATGGTGGTCTCACCTGCGGAGCCGCACTCTTTAGCCCCGGAGCTCCAGGCCCAGCGGACGCTGGCACCCACGCGCAGCTGGGGGACCCCTCAGTTCCGTCTCGGAGTGCTCTCCGAGACGCTGAAGAGCTTTTGCCTGGAGCCCGAGGCCCGCCTGCACCCTGCCGGGCCTGCTCAGCTGCCCGGAGAGCCGCCGCCGCTGGAGGAGACCGACTGGTCGCACTCGCAGCTGCTGGACTTGGGCCCCATCGACGCGCTCAACTTCTTCTGTGAGCAGCTGCGGGCGCAGCAGCGGAGTTCGCTCCAGGAGAAGGCTGCGCACCCACACCCGCCAGTGCCCGACACGGTGGCGCCGGTGCCCGACATGGTGGTGCCACCTCCACAGGAGCACTG GTGCCACCCCATCCTCCGGCTGCAGGAGGCCAAGCCGCAGAGGTCTGCGAGGTCCGCGATGAGACTGAGGG GCCCCATGCTGTCCCGGCTCTGTGCGGGCCGCACCCTGGACGGCCGCATCCGGACGCTGAAGCTGCCGCTGCCGCGTGTGGAGCCGCAGCCTTTCCCCCTGGACTGGCCCACGCCCCCGCGCCCGCTGCCCCCGCGGCTCCTGCAGCCGGCCCTGCAGCGCTACTTTCTGCCAGCGGACGCGGACCCTGACACCTACAGCTGA